One bacterium genomic window carries:
- a CDS encoding ATP-binding protein: MNEIFDVILERAKKYCRDEFDVIHLEKALEMTKRLMAIEGGDERIIIPAILLHDTGWSTFSFEEEGMIRLPPSLSENLNGRGIAFSNAILLHKHEIESSLIAQNILSELKFPTDEKEKIVEIITGHDSRKQPISKEDEVVKDGDRLSRYTPELFSALCQKFNLGEEEFFKYLNFNIEKWFYSDTAKTIARKYLLRKRLKISEAEWLTGIMGRFFNLFLRLEGEAIKITKKHGEKIMISLTREIVYNLKKAIEIYLSSLPSATLKGLQEDKRFCSLVSQKIGEFGYIGIIDRESGRIIFHPDKGLINLPRKELKEKKRPAQYLYGFWNVYNRALNGEEFYAPYQGLNDKGEIVDKIWYVVPMDSGELKWAIVGAAVYDDFHKPIDLLSQDIIYSLGEVSNQLYSLLNLVDEQNKKLERLNEGLKQEIIERQQAEEKLIAAEKLAAASQIAAESAHEIKNPLTVIKGGVYYLSQILAKDEIIKKTLGQIDKAVDRATSYINSLLSFSRPPILKVSSVDINNLLQETLKDLENEMKAEVKIKENLTKSLPPLKADPEQLKAVFFNLIKNAIESMGEREEKRLEINTQEVTHKEGRFVLIRIKDNGVGIRSKEVEKIFNPFYTTKGKGTGLGLAICQRIIEAHQGKIGVESKEGKGATFTIKLPQKTDMSTTESGDKQG, encoded by the coding sequence AGGGATGATTAGATTGCCTCCCTCCCTTTCAGAAAATTTGAATGGAAGAGGAATTGCCTTTTCAAATGCCATCTTACTCCATAAGCATGAGATAGAAAGTAGCCTTATCGCTCAAAATATCCTTTCAGAACTTAAATTTCCAACAGACGAAAAGGAAAAGATTGTTGAGATTATCACCGGACATGATAGTAGAAAACAACCAATCTCAAAAGAGGACGAGGTGGTTAAAGATGGAGACAGACTCTCAAGATACACACCAGAATTGTTTTCTGCTCTATGCCAGAAATTTAATCTTGGTGAAGAGGAATTTTTTAAATACCTTAATTTTAATATAGAAAAATGGTTTTACTCTGATACAGCCAAAACAATAGCCAGGAAATATCTATTAAGAAAAAGGCTAAAGATTTCTGAGGCTGAGTGGCTAACTGGGATAATGGGTAGATTTTTTAATCTTTTCCTTAGATTAGAAGGTGAAGCTATTAAAATAACCAAAAAACATGGGGAAAAGATAATGATAAGCCTTACCAGAGAAATAGTCTATAATCTCAAAAAAGCAATAGAAATCTATCTTTCATCTCTGCCTTCTGCAACCCTTAAAGGGCTTCAGGAAGATAAAAGGTTTTGTTCCCTTGTTTCTCAAAAGATAGGGGAATTTGGCTACATTGGCATTATAGATAGAGAGAGTGGCAGGATTATCTTTCATCCTGATAAAGGGTTGATTAACTTACCCAGAAAAGAACTTAAAGAGAAAAAGAGACCTGCTCAATATCTCTATGGTTTTTGGAATGTCTATAACCGGGCTTTAAATGGTGAAGAATTCTACGCGCCATATCAGGGGCTAAATGACAAAGGAGAAATTGTAGATAAAATTTGGTATGTTGTCCCCATGGATAGCGGGGAATTAAAATGGGCTATAGTTGGAGCGGCTGTTTATGATGATTTTCATAAGCCAATAGACCTTTTAAGTCAAGATATTATTTACTCCCTTGGTGAGGTTTCCAATCAACTCTATTCCTTACTCAATCTGGTTGATGAACAGAACAAGAAATTAGAAAGACTTAATGAAGGGCTTAAACAAGAAATAATTGAACGGCAGCAGGCGGAGGAAAAACTCATTGCCGCAGAGAAATTAGCCGCAGCAAGCCAGATTGCGGCTGAGTCTGCCCATGAGATAAAAAATCCTTTAACGGTGATTAAGGGTGGAGTCTATTACCTGTCTCAGATTCTAGCCAAAGACGAAATTATCAAAAAAACACTTGGCCAGATTGATAAAGCTGTAGATAGGGCAACATCTTACATAAACAGCCTTCTATCCTTCTCAAGACCACCTATACTTAAGGTTAGCTCTGTAGATATAAATAATCTACTCCAGGAGACATTAAAAGACTTAGAGAATGAGATGAAGGCAGAGGTGAAAATAAAAGAGAATTTAACTAAATCTCTCCCTCCCCTAAAAGCTGACCCAGAACAACTAAAAGCAGTTTTCTTTAATCTCATCAAGAATGCCATTGAATCTATGGGAGAAAGAGAAGAAAAAAGATTGGAGATTAACACTCAGGAGGTTACCCATAAAGAAGGTAGGTTTGTCTTGATAAGGATTAAAGATAATGGTGTGGGTATTCGTAGCAAAGAGGTAGAAAAGATATTTAACCCCTTTTATACCACTAAGGGAAAAGGCACAGGTTTGGGTTTGGCTATCTGCCAGCGCATCATCGAAGCACATCAGGGAAAGATTGGAGTAGAAAGTAAAGAAGGAAAAGGAGCAACATTTACGATTAAATTGCCCCAAAAAACGGATATGTCCACGACGGAGAGTGGAGACAAACAGGGATGA
- a CDS encoding response regulator, whose protein sequence is MAKILIVDDEPDLADVLKHILKIKCYEVKPVLDGYQAIEEVKKTHYDLILMDIRLPGLNGVETFLQIKEIDKNTTVIMMTGFAVEDLIETALERGAYACLHKPFDLDKVITLIAKAISENRPTILIVDDDEGIRKNLCRILEEKGYRIYLAKDGQEALLMLKTGLYHCIILDLKLPKVDGIVVLKEAKQVNPNVVVIVITGYDLPDLLNEARHLSAYACLKKPIDMTELLRLLKETIK, encoded by the coding sequence ATGGCTAAAATTTTAATTGTTGATGATGAACCAGATTTAGCAGATGTGTTGAAACACATCCTTAAGATTAAATGTTATGAAGTAAAGCCTGTTCTGGATGGTTATCAGGCTATTGAAGAGGTAAAAAAGACCCATTATGACCTTATCCTGATGGATATCAGGTTACCTGGTTTAAATGGGGTGGAGACATTTCTTCAAATTAAAGAGATTGATAAAAACACAACGGTAATTATGATGACGGGTTTTGCAGTAGAGGATTTAATAGAGACCGCTTTGGAAAGAGGGGCTTATGCCTGCCTTCATAAACCATTTGACTTAGACAAGGTCATAACCTTGATTGCCAAAGCCATCAGTGAGAATCGCCCAACTATTTTAATTGTCGATGATGATGAAGGGATAAGAAAGAATTTATGTCGTATTCTTGAAGAAAAGGGGTATCGGATTTATTTGGCTAAAGATGGGCAAGAAGCTTTACTAATGCTTAAAACGGGATTATATCACTGTATTATCCTTGATCTCAAACTTCCGAAAGTAGATGGGATTGTTGTTTTGAAAGAGGCTAAACAAGTAAATCCTAATGTGGTAGTCATTGTCATTACAGGCTATGATTTGCCAGATTTACTTAACGAAGCCAGGCATTTATCCGCTTATGCCTGTCTGAAAAAGCCAATTGATATGACTGAATTATTGAGGTTGCTGAAAGAGACGATAAAATGA